The proteins below are encoded in one region of Alkalihalobacillus sp. TS-13:
- a CDS encoding cell wall metabolism sensor histidine kinase WalK: protein MIKGLHGRLAISFIIVTSTILVIASIIIMFEIHYHFEMAKSETSGSHNLNTYNLHLEKAMLESILWTSIGALVPVFIVSYFVAKRLADPLIKMRYAAERMAKGDWNTRIHMKNNDEISELADSFNDLARQLQKQETLRKNMTADIAHELRTPLATLKSHMEAFEDDVWKPTRERLGSCTEEIDRLIHLVDDLEQLNTMESPEFKLKLEQVNIDQVVTQSIESVHSAFLRKNITLVKGSIHRSKVIIDQERMIQVVINLLTNALKYTPSGGRVTVTVEKKDHSILLSVIDNGIGMSKETVDRVFERFYREDASRNRKSGGSGIGLAIVKRLVEAHSGQVWIHSKKNVGTSVYVQLPIFRQEDTI, encoded by the coding sequence GTGATAAAAGGATTGCATGGTCGTTTAGCTATCAGTTTTATTATTGTCACCTCTACTATTCTAGTCATTGCGAGTATCATCATTATGTTTGAGATCCATTACCATTTCGAAATGGCTAAAAGTGAAACGTCAGGCAGTCATAACCTGAACACATATAATCTTCATTTAGAAAAAGCGATGCTCGAATCCATACTTTGGACTTCTATAGGAGCACTCGTCCCTGTTTTTATAGTTAGCTATTTCGTAGCGAAAAGATTAGCTGATCCTTTAATAAAAATGAGGTATGCCGCCGAGCGGATGGCAAAAGGGGACTGGAATACGCGTATTCATATGAAAAATAATGACGAAATAAGTGAGCTTGCAGACTCATTCAATGACCTTGCACGCCAACTTCAAAAACAAGAAACTTTGCGGAAGAACATGACAGCTGATATCGCACATGAGCTCCGTACACCATTAGCCACCTTGAAAAGCCATATGGAAGCCTTCGAGGATGATGTATGGAAGCCGACAAGAGAACGCTTGGGCTCCTGTACGGAGGAAATCGATCGGCTGATCCACCTTGTTGATGATTTAGAACAACTTAATACGATGGAGTCACCTGAGTTCAAATTGAAATTAGAACAAGTGAATATCGATCAGGTCGTCACTCAAAGCATTGAATCTGTCCATAGTGCCTTTTTGCGGAAAAACATCACTTTAGTGAAAGGAAGCATTCATCGTTCCAAGGTCATTATAGATCAGGAAAGAATGATACAAGTGGTAATAAATCTATTAACGAATGCGTTGAAATACACTCCATCTGGCGGAAGGGTCACCGTTACAGTTGAAAAGAAAGACCACTCCATTCTTTTATCTGTTATTGACAACGGAATAGGGATGAGCAAAGAGACCGTTGATAGGGTCTTTGAAAGGTTTTACCGTGAGGATGCTTCAAGAAACCGGAAGTCAGGCGGCAGCGGTATTGGTCTTGCTATTGTAAAGCGCTTGGTCGAAGCACATTCTGGGCAGGTTTGGATTCATAGTAAAAAGAATGTCGGTACGTCCGTATATGTCCAATTGCCTATTTTTAGGCAAGAGGACACAATTTGA
- a CDS encoding cell wall-binding repeat-containing protein produces MKTSSYLKLLMIVMTVIALAACNDATDNHNDMKHEEEMKNNEQHDEHVSDEKNGEDTSGKGMKVNAPTDFNDNAEKNLLVLNTKNVTRLNTSDPVEMAVMTSQTIWPSTHKENRPGAVILAPIKDWAISLASANLIHHPNDGPLLFIEKDNIPEITRNEIDRLNPKGNMTGAEIMVMGDVDDTVLNSLKGYEVKHIEGDEPAVFAKEIDKTYAEMNEEYPESVIVGSLEDDDRLFTTPAVNWIAHMPEPLLYVSEDGVPEATKQALEKRKGKANIYLLGPESIISKNTEEVLSEYGKVTRISGETPIENSIAFAQFKDKSTKFGWGLTDPGHGVSFISSSAPDLALAGAPFAHLGKHAPMVWLENGQLNQTHYEFFSDIKPTFKDNPTNGPYNHAFLLGNKEAISYKVQGIIDDKLEIVKEGGGEHGGH; encoded by the coding sequence ATGAAAACGTCGAGTTACTTAAAACTACTTATGATTGTGATGACAGTTATTGCCTTAGCAGCATGTAATGATGCCACTGACAATCACAATGATATGAAACATGAGGAAGAAATGAAAAATAATGAACAACATGACGAGCATGTGTCAGATGAAAAAAATGGCGAGGATACTTCCGGTAAAGGAATGAAGGTCAATGCTCCGACAGACTTTAACGATAATGCGGAAAAGAACCTTCTTGTATTAAACACAAAAAATGTAACAAGATTAAACACGTCTGATCCTGTAGAAATGGCCGTTATGACATCGCAGACCATATGGCCATCTACCCATAAAGAAAATCGACCAGGTGCCGTCATTTTAGCACCCATCAAGGACTGGGCAATATCATTAGCGAGTGCTAACCTTATCCATCATCCAAACGATGGTCCTCTCCTCTTCATCGAGAAAGATAACATCCCAGAAATTACCAGAAATGAAATCGATCGGTTGAATCCAAAAGGGAATATGACTGGAGCAGAAATCATGGTTATGGGAGACGTGGATGATACCGTCTTAAATTCTCTTAAGGGATATGAAGTGAAACATATTGAAGGAGATGAGCCTGCAGTATTCGCAAAAGAAATCGACAAAACCTATGCAGAAATGAATGAAGAATACCCTGAAAGTGTGATTGTAGGATCACTTGAAGATGATGACCGGCTGTTTACAACCCCTGCTGTAAACTGGATTGCACATATGCCAGAACCGTTGTTATATGTTTCAGAGGACGGTGTGCCGGAAGCTACGAAACAAGCACTGGAAAAAAGAAAAGGGAAAGCGAATATCTACTTGTTAGGTCCGGAATCGATCATTTCAAAAAACACTGAAGAAGTGTTATCTGAATACGGAAAAGTAACTAGGATTAGCGGAGAAACACCTATTGAAAATTCTATCGCTTTTGCACAATTCAAGGATAAAAGCACCAAATTCGGCTGGGGATTGACGGACCCTGGGCACGGTGTATCTTTCATTTCATCCTCCGCACCTGACCTAGCACTTGCGGGAGCTCCATTTGCCCATCTAGGCAAGCACGCACCAATGGTCTGGTTGGAGAATGGCCAATTAAATCAGACGCATTATGAATTCTTTTCTGATATCAAACCGACTTTCAAAGACAACCCGACAAATGGACCGTATAATCATGCTTTTTTGTTAGGAAATAAGGAGGCTATCTCTTATAAGGTTCAGGGAATCATCGATGATAAGCTCGAGATTGTCAAAGAGGGCGGAGGCGAACATGGTGGCCACTAG
- a CDS encoding GyrI-like domain-containing protein encodes MSEGIETKVSAIEILDLPEFKLVGMSCSTTMAERHEKIPAMVHDFYENHIHKIKNRINEPVSYGLFVDPPNWNPDTEEFTWIAAVEVSHFDNIPEEMISKVIPARKYATLRFDPTTDNFDPYPYLHEWIQNQGLKQIDNFGFELFLPYKGVDSKFILHLPVK; translated from the coding sequence ATGAGTGAAGGTATCGAAACAAAAGTTTCCGCGATTGAAATCTTGGACCTACCTGAATTTAAGTTGGTCGGTATGTCATGTTCAACAACCATGGCGGAACGTCACGAGAAGATCCCTGCAATGGTGCATGATTTCTATGAAAACCACATCCATAAGATTAAGAATCGTATTAATGAACCGGTATCCTATGGTTTGTTTGTCGATCCACCGAATTGGAACCCAGATACCGAAGAATTTACCTGGATAGCTGCGGTGGAAGTGAGCCACTTCGACAACATTCCCGAGGAAATGATTTCGAAGGTCATTCCAGCAAGGAAATACGCGACTCTTCGATTTGATCCAACAACTGATAACTTTGATCCGTATCCTTATCTGCATGAATGGATTCAGAACCAGGGTTTAAAGCAAATCGACAACTTCGGGTTTGAGCTTTTCCTTCCTTATAAAGGTGTGGATTCAAAGTTCATCCTGCATCTACCTGTGAAATAA